From the genome of Pirellulaceae bacterium:
AGCAGTAAAAATACAATGCCGTAGACGCTGCCCCCGAGTTGCCATCGCGGTCAGTGCATCGCTTGGATACTGCATTGGCTGGCAGCAATCATTCATCGCCCCAGCTCCTCTAGGTAGGCGTGGAGTTTCAATTTCTGATCCAACAAACAGGTCAATGTTTTAACCATCATGGCTCGCACCGCAGCAGGCGCTGGGCAATGATAGGTTTTTAAAGGAATGGATTGCCATGCAGGGTGACCAAACTGTTCTACGAAATTCCGGGTCGCTTGTGGTAGACGCATGAGTTGTCGTTTTCCGACGGAGCAGGCTGAACATAGTGTGCCGCCGGCCGCCACACCATACAGAATCCCATCGTCTTCCGGCAAATCGTCTCCACATTCTGTGCAACGTCGTAGTTCGGGCAACTGTCCAATCAAGCGCAGCAGTTGTAACTCAAAGCGGAGTACCGTACCGCGCACATCATGCTCCGGGTTTTCCAACTGCAACAGCGAGTCCGACAGCAACTCGAATAGCTCTGGCTGAGGTACTCCTTCACTAATGAATTTTTCCATCAGTTCAGCCAGGTAATATCCGCAATACAGTCGCAACAACTGGCCGTCCACTGTACGAAACCTGCGCTGCAACTTCGCTTCAGTTAGTAAGTTCAGCGCTTCACCGGGTTTAGCAATGAACACTACGCGACAGAAAGAAAGCAGGTCAAGAGCAGCTTCAAACGGGCTGCGCGGGCGGCGGGCCCCTTTTGCTAGAAATGAGATTTTGCCAAAATCTCGGGTGTACGACGAGCCGATTAGACTGGTCTCGCTCCACGGGTGCAGCCTCAGCACAATGGCATCGGTTTTCTCCATGGGTGTGATAAGTCGAAAACTAGGCGTCTTCTGTCTTACGTTGCTTGGCGTAGTCCATGTGCGGTGCTGGCACGTCGCGGCGAACGGTCTCCGACTCTGATTCGTACGCATCGTCGTAGCGCGACACGTAACCGGGCAGTTTGGCCCGCTCCAGTTCCAAGCGGTACTCTTCGACCACATGCTTTTGAATCATGTCGCGACAGGCTTGATTGATGGGATGAGCTACATCAGCGTAGAGTTTGTTGGGCGTGTCATCTTCGCGTATGTCGCGCTGTTGCTCTCTTGCGCGCGAGCCGCAGTTGTTGCAGTAGTTACTGCGAATGTGATTCTTGTTGCCGCAGCGTGGGCAGCGATGAGTGAGCTTGCGGCTAGGCATGGCCACAAACGGCCCGTGAGTACCCTCGATGATCTTTAGATCCCGGACCACGAAGCATCCGTCGAAGGTGATGGAACAGAAGGCGCGAAGACGATCCTCGGATTCTTCCATGAGCTTAATTCGTACTTCGGTAATCTCCATGTCGGACACTCCCTTACTGTGATGCCGAATCTGCGTTTGTGCTGAGATATCCGTCCCGGCGCAGTGTCAAGGACCTCATCCTCAGCCGCTTTTTGTAACACTCCGTCTAGATGTCAAGTTGTTGCTCGATCGATGGGCCATACCACGCCTGCGTCTGGTACACCCGTTGAATCCCCAGCTCTTGTGCCTTGGACTTTACTTCCGCTAGCATACCTTGCCGTGGAACTAGTCCATAGCAGCTCGAACCGCTTCCGCTCATAAGCACGTATTGGCTACCACAAGTGGCCAGCAAAGACAACTGGAGTTCGATCCAGTTATTGAGCTGGCAGGCCGGCAATTGTAAGGCATTAAATAGGGCTGCGCCAATCTTCGACTCTTGCCCAGTTTCACATGCTGCCAGAAATTCTTCAGTTTTTCCGAGCTTTTCGAACTGCCTAACCCGCGAATAGACTTCGCCAGTTGAACAACCAATTGGAGGGTGCGTCACCCAGAATGCTAGCGGCGGTTGATACGCAATCAAGCTAGTCTGTTCGCCGCGCCCCTCTGCCAGCATCATCCCAAAGCCGTCATGCGAACCAAAAAAGAAACTCACATCCGATCCAAGCTGCTTCCCTAGAGCCTCTGCGGCGTTGCGGTCCCACTTGGACCACAGCAGTAAGCATCCCGCAATGGTGGCTGCGGCATTGCTACTGCCCCCCCCCAATCCAGCAGCTGCGGGAGTCGATTTTGTCAATCGAATATGGCATCCGGCACTAGTAACTAGCCTGCGTTTCACCAATTTAGCGGCTTGAACAACCAGATTGCGTTCATCCCGCGGAATCTGCCAGGCCGGATCATCCAGCCGAGCCTCAACCGGAACAACAACCTCCAAACTGACCAGTCCATCCGAGCGGGGGGTTAAATGAACTTGGTCCCACAGCGTGATTGGACACATCACCGTCGACACTTGGTGATAACCATCGGGACGCTTGCCCAATACCTCCAACACAAGATTCAGCTTGGCGGGACATTCAATGGTGATACTGTCGCCGGTTGAGCTACGTCGTATTAACATACAGACGCTAACCCGGTCCCTGAGATTGACTACGTTGTCGGCGCAGTTGCTGGCTGTAATCTTCGATGAATTTGCGCTCTTTCACAGTCAGACTGTCCTGACCTTCCCGATGAATCTTGTCCAGAATGCGATCTGCTTCTGCCTGGGCTCGCTGGGAAACGTCGGGACGACGCCCGGCAGGATTGTGAACTTTCAACTTGGGCCGTCGTTTGGGGAGTCGCCAAACCAGCTTCGACCACCAGTCCCCCATAAAGGAAAGATCAAACTTGGCAAAAAAATAGACGGCAGCAAACAACGCACCATACAGGTGAACGTCATAGGCCACCTGCGTCGTATTGTTGACGTCAACACGAAGGTTTCCCAGCAGGTTCGAGGCGACGATCATGACACCCACAACCCAAGCTCGTACCGGGATAATCCCCCAGATTCGCAGGACAGATGTTGGATGTGCGAAAACAAACAGCATCGAAACTGCAGTAACCGCCCCCGACGCGCCAATCAAGACAACACTGTGATTTTGTTCGATAACATGTGAAATGGCCCAAGCCACGCCGCATACGACCAGCGTGGTTAGATAGAACCTCAGGAATTCCCAGCGACCGTACTTCTGCTCAACCGCTTGGCCAAGGAAGAATAGTGCGGCCATGTTGAACAGAATGTGTTTAATATCAGGCGAATGCACAAATCCGTAGGTCAGGAAACGGTACCAATGCAGTGGTTGCCCCAGATGTTCGGCTTTTAACCACAGTAGCTGTGACAAAGAGTTCTCGTGACCCAAGAACAGCTCAATCACCTGCACCAGGACATTGATGATAATAATCGTGCTAATGATCGACCGCGAACTCCAACTGAAGCTCATGTTCTCGAGGTTGTCGCTGTAATAGTGGCGGTCGTAGATACCCATGTTCGATCTTGTGGCCAGGTTTTCCTATCTGAGAAGGGTACTGTCAGCCAGGCAAGTGCCTGTACTTGCCAAACTCTGGCACGTGAGTGGTCATTGAAGACATCACGTAACACCACCTATTGGGGCGAGCCAGCGATACATATATCGTAAATCTTAGCTTCTGCCTAACCCATTTTGGCGCGTTTTATGCTGGAAATGCCCCCTGCCAGACTGTTTTTGACATGCGCGCGGCTCGCGGTACGTTCCTACTAAGGACCCGCCAAATGGCCAAACTGCTGACGGGAAATTCTCCGAACATCAGCGACAATACGGGCGTCCAAGTAGTGGCTCAATCACGCGAACAGCCGCCGTTGGTGTTGCATCCAGTTGCCGGGCGTGCATAATTCGTCGGCCGCTGTCGCCATTTTTTCATGGACACAATTCGCCCCAGCTAAAGCACCTCTGGATGTCGCCTTCCATTGCCATCGTCGACTACCAAATGGGCAATCTGCGCAGCGTTCAAAAAGCGTTGGAATCCACGGGCTATTCAGCGTTCGTCACTAGTGACCCGGATGCGATTCGTCGTGCTGACAAGGTGATTTTGCCAGGTGTGGGAGGTTTTGGAGAAGCAATCCGAGAGCTTCGTCAGCGTCAATTGGACCAACCGATCGTCGAGTCGATTCAGGCTGGCAAGCCGTTTCTGGGCATTTGTTTGGGACTGCAATTGTTGTTTGAGGTCGGCCATGAAGGTGGACTTCACACCGGCTTGGGAGTTCTGTCCGGCCAAGTACAGCGGTTTGACGGACCTCCGTTTACCGGCGACCAGAGACTAAAAGTTCCACATATGGGGTGGAATCAAGTAGTCGAGCGCCAGGCGAACTGCCCGCTACTGGCCGGCATCCCACCTCAGGACTATTTCTATTTTGTCCATAGTTTCTATGTGGTGCCGACCCAGTCTGAGGTGGTATGGCTAGAGACTCAGTATGGCCAGCCGTTTTGCGCTGCCGTGTGGCGCGACAACCTGTTTGCCACTCAGTTCCACCCGGAGAAGAGCCAGTCCAGCGGCCTGCGCTTATTGCAGAATTTTGGCGGACTATGACGCGTGGCTTAGTGGGCAAGCCTGGCCGCTATCTGATGGTTGACAAATTCAATCGGAATGGGGACACCTTTTAGAATTCCCTCGACGACCAACGTCTCTCCAACGAAGCCTTCAAATTTGGTGATGACGATTCGGCCACGTCGCAGCTTGCTCATTTGGCAGACGACGATCAACTTGTCGCCTGGAAAGACTGAATCGCGAAAGCGAACTTCTTCTAAACCTCCAAAGCCAACAATCTCGCAGCCTAACAAGTCGTATTTGTGCGAAAAATAGCTGCACATCTGAGCAGCAGCTTCCAATAACAACACACCTGGCATCAGTGGCATGTCGGGCATATGGCCCCGGACCCAGAATTCGTCCGACTTGACATCCTTGTATCCCGCGCAGATGTGTCGCTCCAAGTCTTCGAAGACAATGGCCGTCAGTTGCTCCATCTCGAATCGCTGACGATTGTGTTTGCGGATTTCGGCTGCATCCGCTATCACATTGTTCAAATCGAGCGTAGTTGGATCTAAGATAATATCGCGAGTTGACACCGCAAAACTCCGCAAAACCTAGAATCTATACCTAGGTGCGAACCTTCTTGCGCTTGGCCTTACGAGCCTTGGCATTGGCGGGTCGTGCTCCGTGATTGGCTTTCTTCAGCTTGTGGTGGGGCTTAGTCATGTGTCATCCAATATGAGATATTAGAGAGGGATGCGGTTGTTTTGGTTCCGAAATCGTGTCAGGGCCTTCCCCTGACAGGGGCCTATATGATATCAGTAGCTCCGGCACACGAAAAGCCTGAATAGGTTGCGATTCATTGCTCTCCCAATCTTGCGTCAACGGTCGTTTTCCCATGAGTTCCAGGCTGCTGCGCACGGCTCCCAGTTGGCTGTTGAGCCTTGTGCTTCACGCATTTTTGCTGTGTGTGTTGGCGCTGATGCGGCTGGATCCATCCTCTCCAAATTTAGGTCTGTTGAGGTTGGGTGCCGACCCAAGCCCCGTTGAACTACAAGAGTTCAGCATTGGTGCGGACGCCCAGCAGCCCCAGGAACCGATCCAACCCGCGCAGCCGACGTCTCCCTCTTCGGTCGTCCAGTGGCTCAGCGAGTCAGCTTCGGCCATCGCGCCAACACTGTTGGAGGATGCCGGCCAACCTGCGCCGCCTTTAGAACAATTAACCAACCAAATCATGCCGCGCACGCTTCTGGATGGTACCCTGGCTCAGGCACTGTCCAATCAGCTTAGCGGACGTTCGTCACAAGATCGTCAGCAACTGCTAAATCGGTATGGTGGCTCGGCAGACAGCGAACGCGCCGTCCAATTGGCGCTCGCGTGGTTGGCCAAACATCAGTTGCGCGGCGGTCACAAGCCCGGTGGCTGGAGCTTTGACCATCGATTGGCCGGACGCGGTCCTACAAGTGAATTCGGCATGCTGGCTGATGCTACGAACGCAGCAACCGCCATGGCCCTGCTGCCATTTCTGGGCGCTGGTCATACGCATCAGCAGGGACAGTATCGACACGTGGTCACGGCTGGGCTGAGCTCTTTGATTGCCAGCATGTCTGTTAATCAGTCGGCTAATTACGGCTCATGGCTTGAGCCGCCGGTGGCCTGGATGTATTCGCACGCACTGGCCACCATTGCTGTCTCAGAAGCCTACGCACTTACTCAGGATCAAGCTTTAAAACTACCCGTTCAACAAGCCGTGAATTTTCTAATCTACGCGCAAGACCCACATGGTGGCGGTTGGCGCTATGAACCTCGACAGCCCGGCGACACGTCAGTTGTCGGCTGGTGCATCATGGGGCTCAAGAGCGCGCAGATGGCAGGGATCGGTCTGCCGCCTCATGTCACCCATCAAGCCGGTCGCTTTTTGGATCAAGCTGGCAACTCCGATGGTACCATGTACGGCTATATGGCTTGGTCGCCCAGTGTTGATAGCCAGCACCGTTTTGACGCCACTACGGCAATTGGACTACTGTGCAGAATGTACTCAGGCTGGAACAAAAGTCACCCGAGCCTTCAAAAAGGCGTTCAGTATCTGGAACAACTCGGCCCTCAACTGGACAACCTGTACTACACCTATTATGCAACACAGGTGATGCGTCACTACGGCTCGCCCCACTGGGAGAATTGGAACAGCCGGCTGCGAGACGCGCTGATCGCCAAGCAGGTCAAAGACGGAAGAGATGCCGGAAGCTGGGTTCCCGAAGGCCTGGACAGCCGAGAAGGTGGTCGACTGTATCAGACAGCCTTAGCAACCATGATTCTGGAAATCTACTACCGCCACCTACCACTGTATGGCGAAGGCTCCACCAGCGGAGACGATTTCGAGCTATGAAGCTCCAAATGCAGCTAGCTTTCCGTGTCAAACACAAGGCAGCCTCTGAAACCCTTGATTTAGCCACTCTGCCTAGCTGCCGCAAGGAAAACCAGATTTCTGGTCAGTTTATCGATAGACCTTGTTTACCGTCTAGGTTAGCTTGACTAAACTTGCTAACCACAGTTTACAGCATCTAAGACACCTCGACTGACTTCGACAACTGCGATTTACGCGCCTAGTGTGGCTTGATTAAACTTGCTGTCGAGTCTCAGGAGGTTGAGGGCCTGTGCCAAGCGAATCGTCCCGGACGCGGAAGCTGGAGTCCAGCTGTTCCAATTCCCCGTACAGGGTGGTCGAGTCTGACAACGGGTCGCTCGGCCGTCTGTTCTCGGGGCGATTGCGGTGGTCTTGAGCGTCCGAGTAATGGAGCGGTTCGCAACGGTGAGCGTATATCGTGACTAGTAGTGCTTCGCCATCAGTAAAGCTTCAGTTGCTGGATTCTGCCTTGGGGCACCCACTGCAGAGTTGGGATTGTTCAGCACTCGAACGGGTCACGATTGGCCGGTCGAAAGACAACGTCGTTTCGGTTGAAGATCCTCATGTTTCGAGACTGCATGTTGAATTGGTGCTCGAAGAAGGCCAGTGGTTTCTCGAATCGCGTGGCCGTAACGGGACTTGGATTCAAGGTACGCGCGTCGAGCGCGTGGAATTGGGGCATCGAACCATTTTTCAGTTGGGGTCTAGCGGCCCGATGTTGCAGATCTTGATTCAGGATGCTCCAACGGACATGCCGACAGCGACGTTAGATAACCTCCAGCCGATGGACTTCGACTTCTTGAACTTCAATCGCGAGCAATTGGCTGACGAGGTGACGAAGATCACTGAAACCGAGGCCTTTCAGCGCTTGCAGAGTCAGTCGCGACACAGGCGACCGTTTGGAAAATCGAGTGATGATTCGGATCAAGTTACGAGTGAGCACTAGCCGCATCGCGTACCGAGCCACCAGAAGTTTGCCGTGGCACCGATGGGGGCAATAGTATCGCAATAATTCAAGGAGATCGTAAGCAGGTGGGGAAAATTGTATCTGTGCACTCCTATCGTGGTGGCACTGGAAAATCCAACTTGACGGCTAACCTGGGTGTCGCCATCGCCAAGGCGGGCAAACGGGTAGCAATTGTCGACTGTGACATTCAATCGCCAGGCGTCCACGTGATTTTTCAGATGGACGAAAAGTCGATTGCCTATTCATTAAACGACTATCTTTTCGGCCGTTGTCAGATCGAGCAAGCGGCGGTGGACGTCACTAGCGTTTCGATTGGTGCGGCCAATCCCGACGAGCGGCGTCCCAAGCTGTTTTTAGTGCCGTCCAGCACTAAGACGGGCGAAATTGGCCGCGTGCTGAAAGAGGGCTATGATGTAGCCCTGCTGAATGATGGTTTCAAACGGTTAATCGAGAAGCTGGAACTGGATTTCCTACTGATCGATACTCATCCCGGGGTCAACGAGGAGACGCTGTTATCGATCGTGGTTTCCGATCGAGTCATTCTGATACTGCGCCCTGACAGTCAAGATTTCCAGGGCATCTACGTCACTTTGGAGTTGGCCAAACGATTGGGCGTCGCTCAACCCTGGCTGGTGCTGAACAAGATTCCGCCCGGCATGGACCGCAACACGCTCAAGGAAAAAGTGGAGTCATCCTACGAACGGCAAGTAGTAGGCATGTTTCCGCTCAACTACGAGATCGTGCGACTGGCCAGTAGCGGTGTGTTCATCAATCGTTTTCCCGAACATCCGTTCACCGTTGAAATACAACATGTAGCTGACTTGCTGACCGAAGCGAAGGTGGATGCCTGCCATGGGTAACAGTTTTGATACGCACCTAGACGCCCTGCTGGGAAAAATGAAGTCGGCCGCCTCGCCATTGCGGGAAACCTTGCGGGCCATTCATGGAAACTTGCGCGAAAACCAGGACGGGAACGTGGCCAGCTATATCCCGGAACTGCTCAAGGCCGATCCCAACCATTTTGGCATTTCGGTGGTTTCGGTGGCAGGCCAATCGATTGATGTCGGCGATGCCAATGTCGAATTCACGATTCAGTCGGTTTCTAAGCCATTCATCTTCGGGCTCGCCCTGGAAGATCATGGACGCGAAAAGGTGCTGACCAAAATCGGCGTGCAATCGGTTGGTGAAGCCTTTAACACCATTTCGCTGGACGAGTCATCCAATCGGCCATTCAACCCCATGATCAACGCCGGTGCAATTGCCGCCGCCGACCTGGTACAAGGGAAAGACTATCCGGAGCGGGTCGGTCGGATGCTGGAAATGTTCCAGCGATACTGTGGACGTCCAGTGCATGTGAACAATTCCGTGTTTGCCTCCGAACGGGCCACCGGTCATCGCAATCGGGCCATCGCCCACCTGATGTTGAATTTCGACATGATCAGTTCGCGGTTGGAAGAAACGCTGGACCTTTATTTCCAGCAGTGCAGTCTGTTGGTGACCTGTCACGATCTGGCGGTCATGGGAGCGACCCTGGCCAATGATGGCATCAATCCCATCACCGGTCAGCGGGCAGTTGATGAGGAGTACGTCAAGGATTTGCTAAGTGTCATGTACAGTTGCGGCATGTATGACTTTGCCGGCGAGTGGGGCTATCGCGTAGGCATTCCGGCCAAGAGTGGCGTCGGTGGCGGCATCGTGGCGGTTGTGCCAGGCAAAGTCGGCATCGGAACCTACTCGCCACGACTGGACGCCAAAGGCAACAGCGTACGAGGCATCAAGGCTTGCCAGGAACTGGCTGAAAAATTCAAGCTGCACATCTTTGAAGGCCGCTCGGGCGGCAACTCGATCCTCGACCAGTTCTCGCCACAAACCGCTTGAGTGGCCCTGCGCCGTAATTGACCAGTACGTGTCCGTCCGTAGGGACACAGTAGAATGACCAAGGAGCGGGCGGCTGGGCGCGTGAGCATCGTTGATGCCGACCAGTAGCGGAAGTCGCTTTCCCCAAACGGCTTCATCTACTGCCGCTCAATGCGATAGCAGAATAGCAGCTCTTGATCGCGCAGGAATAGGTGACCGTTGGAGATGACAGGTGGTGTCCAGGTTCGACCACTGGGGGCTCGATTCATGGACTCTTCGGGTAGTTTGAATTTCGATTTCATCACAAACTTGTCTGGGTTGACTTCAACGAGCGCTATTTCGGCGTTGTCTTCATCGTAGCAATACAGCAGCCCCTCGGCAGTAATCAGTGATCCGGCTTTCAGTACTCCGCGGGCCGCCCAACGTTGATCGCCACTGTGCAACTCTTGGCAGACCCAGCCCGTCTTGTCAGAGTAGCCGTACACGAAGTCGCCAATCACAACACTGCCGCCCACCTGATTCTTCATAACCCGAGTGGCCTTACTGGCGTAGGTCATTTCGGCGGAAAAACCGTCGGTGCCATGGGTGATTTTCACCAGCCCGCAGGTCGACGGATTGCCGCCTGCGCTGACGTAAATCTGACCGGGAGTGTAGATGGGAGTGGGTATGACAACGTCGGGATAACTCTTTTCCCAGTTCCACAAGGAGTGCCCATTATCGGCTTGGATGCCGGTCAGTCCAGCGTTGTGCAGCACAATGTACTGACGCACTCCGGCAATCTCGGCCACGATGGGCGAAGCGTACGTGGCTTCAGCCGTAAACTGCTGGCTGCGCCACAAAGGTTGACCGGTCTTGCGATCCAGTGCGGCCAGCGCCCCCTGCGCTCCACCGGGAAAACAGATCAGTTGTTCGCCATCGACCAGCGGTGCCCAACTGTAGCCCCAACCGATTCTGGCTTCGCCGGGTTTAGAACCGGGGCCGCCACCGATCGGGTTCACCTGGCCGCCCAAATCCTGCATCATGTGTTTGCTCCATTTCAATGCGCCTGAGCCCGCATCCACACAGATCAGGTTGCCACCACCTCCCAAGGCATAGACCAAGCCATCATGCACGCTGGCTGTGGAGCGCGGACCGCCACCCCAAGAGTTACCCTCAAAATCAAATTTCGGCCCGATATCGGTGGCCCAAAGCTGTTGACCGGTGTTGGCATCCAGACACAGCAGTTTTTCCGTCTCACCCTGCGCACCGCTCAAGTAAATGCGCTGGTCAACGACGGCGGGACTGGAATAGCCCAAACCTGCCCCACGAAAGGTCCACGCCAATGACGGCCCAGCTTCTGGCCATGCGGTCAGTAATCCTGTTTCAGGAGAGTGCCCGTTGCGTGTTGGTCCTTGAAACTGCGGCCAGTCGGCGCGAGCCATTGAACTCATCACGCAGCCGACAACAGCCAGCCATCGTGTACCGCGCACAAACTGTGCCCGCATCCAGCAAATTAACGTGCGCCAGCTTTCAATAGGTTGATTTGTCATGGCAATTATCCTGTGGAAATTTCCTTGGAGTGAGTGTGTTTTGTTATCTTCGCCGTGTTATGGCGTGTGGCAATTGCACAGGTATCGTAGTCAGCATCGCCCGACGGTGGTCGTGCCGGCTATCCACCGCCTGGCGACGGCAGCTACATTTCTGCCGCTCTCAATTTTTCCAGCGCGACTGCGACCGTTGCTCGCTGTTGTTCCAGTTCAGCCAATGCTTGCCGCTCTTTGTCAACAACGTCGGCAGGTGCTCGCTGGACAAACGATTCATTGCTCAGCTTGGTCCGCTTGCCTTGAATTTGCTTGGACAATTGTTCTGCTAATTTTTCGTTGCGGGCGATCTCGGCGTCCAAATCGATGAATTGCCCCAAGTCTACCGTGACTTGTAGCCCATCCACGGTCAGACTTGCAGGCATTTCGGACTGAGGTACATTACTCCCCAAGCCACGACAGTTGGCTTTGGCTAACGCCACAAAAAACGAGTCCATAGGTCGCAGCAAGTCGGCGGTTTGTTGGTCGCAGGTCACCGTAAATTCTACGGACTCTTTAGGTGGAATGTTCTGGCTGGAACGCAGTTCCCGTAGGGCATTGATGACCGAAACGAAGCGCGCGAACTGGCCTTCAATCTCGCGGTCCTGATGGGCTGCGTCAGCTTCAGGCCAGGCTGATTGCATCAACCATTTTCGAGTTTCCAACTGGCGGTCCAGATTGCGCTGCAGTCCGAACTGCGCCAGCTGCTGCCAGATCGCTTCGGTAATAAATGGAATCATCGGCTGCAGCAGCCTTAGCAAGCTGTCCAGCGTGTGAATCAATACCTGCTGAGTCGCTGCGCGGCGCGCCGCGTCTTGCAATCGCGGCTTGGCCATTTCTACGTAATATGAACAGAACTCATCCCAGGCAAAGTCGTACATCAGCCGGGCGGCGTCAGCATATTGATAGTGCTGTAGCGCTTCGGTAGTTGCCTGCGTGGTAGTTGCCAACCGCGACAGAATCCAGCGATCCTCCAACGGCAGCGACTGGACATCGAGTGCCACCGGCCGATAACCGTCCAAGTGCATCATCACAAACCGCGCAGCGTTCCACAGCTTATTGCAAAAGTTGCGGCCCATTTCAAAGCGCTCGCTGACAACCGGTCCGCGCGGGTGTGCGCGCTGCTGTTCCGTCTTGGCCCACTGCGTCGAGAAACTGCCGTGACACTTGGGACACTCGATGACCGGCAGCTCGCGATTCTGATGTGTCTGATTCAACAGTGCTTGGCAATGTGGGCATTCGAACTGAACAGGCATGCGGACATCCTGAGTCTCAGTAGCCAGCCAAGCTAGTCCAAAACGCAGCGCGTCGGGACCGAACTTGTCGATCACGTCGATTGGATCGACCCCATTGCCTTTGGATTTGGACATCGTTTCGCCATAGCCATCCAGAATCTTGGGATGAATGAACACCTCGCGAAACGGAACTTCTCCAACATTATTCAGTCCCATCAGCACCATCCGCGCTACCCATAGCGTGATGATGTCACGGCTAGTAATCAGCGCGCTGGTGGGATAGAAGTACTGCAATTCAGGCGTTTCGTCTGGCCAACCCAAAGTCGAATGCGGCCACAACGCTGAACTAAACCACGTATCCAACACATCGGCCTGACGCTGATAGCCCTGTGCTTGGAGGGCAGCTTCGTGAGCATCGCCTTCATCGCGAATACAGACATGGACTGTGGCTGGGTGCTCAATGGCAGCTTGTAATTGGTCCTGACCTGCGGCAACCAGCCTGTTGATGCGCTGGACTTCGGCCTGTGCGGCAAGTTCGTCGTCGAAGCCTTTGGTCCAAATCGGAATCTGATGCCCCCACCACAGTTGCCGCCCAACTGGCCAATCACGCTTTTCGCTCAACCAGTCCAGATAACCTTTCGCGTAGCGCTGTGGAAATATCTTGACGCGACCATTGCTGACGGCGTCCATCGCCGCTTGCGCCAGGCGCTCCATTTTCACGAACCACTGATCCGCCAGATAAGGTTCGATGGGCGTCTTGCTGCGATCGCTGTGCGCCAGGTCAATTTCGCGATCCTCAACTCGGACCAGCAGACCCAACTCATCTAGATCGTCGCATACCGCTTTGCGAGCTGCAGCCAGTTTCATACCTTGATACTTGCCCGCTGTCGCTGCCAAGGTGCCATCGGGGTTAAGAATGTTGATGATTGGCAATTGGCAACGCAAGCCAACTTCGTAGTCGTTGGGGTCATGTGCCGGCGTGATCTTGACGCAACCACTGCCCATTTCCGGCTTGGCCCACGGGTCTGCCACCAAAGGTATCTCACGATCGGCCAGCGGCAGTCGCAATTTGACACCGGCACGAGCCATGTTTGCCAGTGTCTTTAATAGCGGAAGATGCGTGGTCTTGCGCTGCCGCAGATCGTCCAATTGTTGCTGCACCACCGCGCGATCTTTGGCGAGCGCTACAGACAGTTTTTCCTCAGCCTGGGCGATGGCATGATTGAGCGCCGCTTCGGGATCGGGATGCACGGCGA
Proteins encoded in this window:
- the hisH gene encoding imidazole glycerol phosphate synthase subunit HisH; the encoded protein is MSPSIAIVDYQMGNLRSVQKALESTGYSAFVTSDPDAIRRADKVILPGVGGFGEAIRELRQRQLDQPIVESIQAGKPFLGICLGLQLLFEVGHEGGLHTGLGVLSGQVQRFDGPPFTGDQRLKVPHMGWNQVVERQANCPLLAGIPPQDYFYFVHSFYVVPTQSEVVWLETQYGQPFCAAVWRDNLFATQFHPEKSQSSGLRLLQNFGGL
- a CDS encoding MinD/ParA family protein, which encodes MHSYRGGTGKSNLTANLGVAIAKAGKRVAIVDCDIQSPGVHVIFQMDEKSIAYSLNDYLFGRCQIEQAAVDVTSVSIGAANPDERRPKLFLVPSSTKTGEIGRVLKEGYDVALLNDGFKRLIEKLELDFLLIDTHPGVNEETLLSIVVSDRVILILRPDSQDFQGIYVTLELAKRLGVAQPWLVLNKIPPGMDRNTLKEKVESSYERQVVGMFPLNYEIVRLASSGVFINRFPEHPFTVEIQHVADLLTEAKVDACHG
- a CDS encoding FHA domain-containing protein yields the protein MTSSASPSVKLQLLDSALGHPLQSWDCSALERVTIGRSKDNVVSVEDPHVSRLHVELVLEEGQWFLESRGRNGTWIQGTRVERVELGHRTIFQLGSSGPMLQILIQDAPTDMPTATLDNLQPMDFDFLNFNREQLADEVTKITETEAFQRLQSQSRHRRPFGKSSDDSDQVTSEH
- the recO gene encoding DNA repair protein RecO, giving the protein MEKTDAIVLRLHPWSETSLIGSSYTRDFGKISFLAKGARRPRSPFEAALDLLSFCRVVFIAKPGEALNLLTEAKLQRRFRTVDGQLLRLYCGYYLAELMEKFISEGVPQPELFELLSDSLLQLENPEHDVRGTVLRFELQLLRLIGQLPELRRCTECGDDLPEDDGILYGVAAGGTLCSACSVGKRQLMRLPQATRNFVEQFGHPAWQSIPLKTYHCPAPAAVRAMMVKTLTCLLDQKLKLHAYLEELGR
- a CDS encoding septation protein SpoVG family protein; this encodes MEITEVRIKLMEESEDRLRAFCSITFDGCFVVRDLKIIEGTHGPFVAMPSRKLTHRCPRCGNKNHIRSNYCNNCGSRAREQQRDIREDDTPNKLYADVAHPINQACRDMIQKHVVEEYRLELERAKLPGYVSRYDDAYESESETVRRDVPAPHMDYAKQRKTEDA
- a CDS encoding rhomboid family intramembrane serine protease is translated as MGIYDRHYYSDNLENMSFSWSSRSIISTIIIINVLVQVIELFLGHENSLSQLLWLKAEHLGQPLHWYRFLTYGFVHSPDIKHILFNMAALFFLGQAVEQKYGRWEFLRFYLTTLVVCGVAWAISHVIEQNHSVVLIGASGAVTAVSMLFVFAHPTSVLRIWGIIPVRAWVVGVMIVASNLLGNLRVDVNNTTQVAYDVHLYGALFAAVYFFAKFDLSFMGDWWSKLVWRLPKRRPKLKVHNPAGRRPDVSQRAQAEADRILDKIHREGQDSLTVKERKFIEDYSQQLRRQRSQSQGPG
- a CDS encoding beta-hydroxyacyl-ACP dehydratase, whose amino-acid sequence is MSTRDIILDPTTLDLNNVIADAAEIRKHNRQRFEMEQLTAIVFEDLERHICAGYKDVKSDEFWVRGHMPDMPLMPGVLLLEAAAQMCSYFSHKYDLLGCEIVGFGGLEEVRFRDSVFPGDKLIVVCQMSKLRRGRIVITKFEGFVGETLVVEGILKGVPIPIEFVNHQIAARLAH
- the ispE gene encoding 4-(cytidine 5'-diphospho)-2-C-methyl-D-erythritol kinase, encoding MLIRRSSTGDSITIECPAKLNLVLEVLGKRPDGYHQVSTVMCPITLWDQVHLTPRSDGLVSLEVVVPVEARLDDPAWQIPRDERNLVVQAAKLVKRRLVTSAGCHIRLTKSTPAAAGLGGGSSNAAATIAGCLLLWSKWDRNAAEALGKQLGSDVSFFFGSHDGFGMMLAEGRGEQTSLIAYQPPLAFWVTHPPIGCSTGEVYSRVRQFEKLGKTEEFLAACETGQESKIGAALFNALQLPACQLNNWIELQLSLLATCGSQYVLMSGSGSSCYGLVPRQGMLAEVKSKAQELGIQRVYQTQAWYGPSIEQQLDI